From Thermus sediminis, a single genomic window includes:
- a CDS encoding N-6 DNA methylase yields MNGPQTRESLANEIWRACDILRRDNNCGGIMEYIEHLAWLLFLRFLDAQEDEWEMQAKLARREYTPILDREFRWKAWATQDWPADRLLKFVHDRLIPYLRSLSGDPLRETIRSVFADRNVIVCASGYNLKEVLQILNGIDFHSQDDIFTVSQVYEELLRRLGSENRMAGEFYTPRPVVRFVVELVNPKIGETVYDPACGSCGFLVEAYLHMKRKERTIEDHRTLQERTFFGQEKKPIPSLLGLMNMVLHGITAPQIRRRNTLEENIRQVSEGFDVVLTNPPFGGKEGHHIQANFPVPSSATELLFLQHIMKKLKLKEGARCGMVVPEGTLFRGGAFAEVKRDLLEQFNLHTIVSLPPGTFAPYSDVKTALLFFERPGPTKEIWYYELPLPEGLKKFSKGSPIQDEHFEEARRLWKAWDAYRKRQGRQGPCEACLSERSWIVPVEEIKQRGYDLTARNPNRREANTFPLPMEIVAQLMEKERGILSIVEELYELLGNNTTGRDSDAL; encoded by the coding sequence ATGAACGGACCGCAAACCCGAGAATCCCTTGCCAACGAAATCTGGCGAGCCTGCGATATCCTCCGCCGCGACAACAACTGCGGTGGCATCATGGAGTACATCGAGCACTTGGCTTGGCTCCTATTCCTCCGCTTCCTGGATGCCCAAGAGGACGAATGGGAAATGCAGGCGAAACTCGCCAGACGCGAGTATACCCCCATCCTGGATCGTGAGTTCCGGTGGAAAGCTTGGGCTACTCAGGATTGGCCCGCTGACCGCTTGCTGAAGTTCGTCCATGACCGCCTCATCCCCTACTTGCGAAGCCTTAGCGGTGACCCGCTGCGCGAGACTATCCGCAGCGTCTTTGCGGACCGAAATGTCATCGTGTGTGCCTCCGGCTACAACCTAAAGGAAGTGCTGCAGATTCTGAATGGAATCGACTTCCATAGCCAGGATGATATTTTCACCGTTTCTCAGGTGTACGAAGAGCTTCTTCGCCGGCTGGGTAGTGAGAATCGCATGGCGGGCGAGTTCTACACGCCACGGCCGGTGGTGCGCTTCGTAGTGGAGCTGGTCAACCCCAAGATCGGTGAAACCGTCTACGATCCCGCCTGCGGCTCCTGTGGCTTCCTCGTCGAAGCGTACCTACACATGAAGCGCAAAGAACGCACCATCGAAGACCACCGGACGCTTCAGGAGCGCACCTTCTTCGGACAAGAGAAAAAGCCTATCCCGTCCCTTTTAGGCCTAATGAACATGGTTCTCCACGGTATCACCGCCCCGCAGATCCGTCGCCGAAACACCCTGGAGGAAAACATTCGCCAGGTCTCAGAGGGCTTCGACGTGGTACTCACCAATCCCCCCTTCGGCGGCAAAGAAGGTCACCACATCCAGGCCAACTTTCCGGTGCCGTCCTCAGCCACCGAGCTCCTCTTCCTCCAGCACATCATGAAAAAGCTCAAGCTCAAGGAAGGCGCCCGCTGCGGAATGGTCGTGCCCGAAGGAACCCTCTTCCGCGGGGGAGCATTTGCCGAAGTCAAGCGGGACCTCTTAGAGCAATTCAATCTCCATACCATCGTTAGCCTTCCCCCTGGTACCTTCGCACCCTACTCCGATGTCAAGACCGCACTTCTCTTCTTTGAGCGGCCCGGCCCCACAAAGGAGATCTGGTATTACGAACTGCCTCTGCCCGAGGGTTTGAAAAAGTTCAGCAAGGGAAGCCCCATTCAAGACGAACACTTTGAGGAGGCGCGCCGGCTTTGGAAAGCATGGGACGCTTACCGCAAACGTCAGGGTCGTCAGGGTCCGTGCGAGGCCTGCCTCTCCGAGCGCTCCTGGATCGTTCCCGTGGAGGAGATCAAGCAGCGGGGCTACGACCTCACCGCCCGCAATCCGAACCGCAGGGAAGCCAACACCTTCCCGCTGCCGATGGAGATTGTTGCTCAGCTGATGGAGAAGGAGCGGGGGATACTGAGCATCGTAGAGGAACTATACGAGTTACTGGGGAACAACACCACAGGGAGGGATAGCGATGCGCTTTAA
- a CDS encoding DUF6883 domain-containing protein: MRFFVPRDKLVAYLLNPQHPEGGSKARFFMALGFSPQAPEALEAALLQHAEEAQEVSRQPGYLGQGLVLVLRGSLRGPRQEVLLQSVWYLKGEVARLVTAYPWRGR, encoded by the coding sequence GTGCGCTTCTTCGTGCCCAGGGATAAGCTGGTCGCCTATCTCCTCAACCCCCAACATCCCGAGGGGGGTAGCAAGGCCCGCTTCTTTATGGCCTTGGGTTTTTCCCCGCAGGCTCCGGAGGCGTTGGAGGCTGCCTTGCTCCAGCACGCCGAGGAGGCTCAGGAGGTGAGCCGACAGCCCGGCTACCTGGGCCAGGGGCTCGTCCTGGTCCTTAGGGGTTCCCTCCGTGGGCCCAGGCAGGAGGTCTTACTCCAGAGCGTCTGGTACCTTAAGGGAGAGGTGGCCCGTTTGGTGACGGCGTACCCGTGGAGGGGGCGATGA
- a CDS encoding restriction endonuclease subunit S encodes MAKIFSGSPAPQGREYFEQGKFPFVRVQDLGRHGITTDLKETADRVNERAVEELPLVKAPKGAILFPKSGAAILTNSRAVLGVDAYIVSHLAAVSPDPGVDSLWIFYWLRTIDMSEYVDNPAYPSLRLSKIKQIALPLPPLEEQRRIVARIEELMGRVREARRLRQEAQRDAERLWQSVLAHTFPRPGSALPEGWRWVRLGEVAKIFSGSPAPQGREYFEQGKFPFVRVQDLGRHGITTDLKETADRVNERAVEELPLVKAPKGAILFPKSGAAILTNSRAVLGVDAYIVSHLAAVSPDPGVDSLWIFYWLRTIDMSEYVDNPAYPSLRLSKIKQIALPLPPLEEQRRIVARIEAVWGKLHALKEAQAETDQELGCLEQAILDKAFRGEL; translated from the coding sequence GTGGCGAAGATATTCAGCGGTTCGCCAGCGCCGCAAGGGAGGGAATATTTTGAACAAGGCAAATTTCCCTTCGTTCGTGTCCAAGACTTAGGACGGCACGGGATAACGACAGATCTTAAGGAAACTGCGGATAGAGTTAACGAAAGAGCGGTAGAAGAATTGCCACTTGTTAAAGCCCCAAAGGGGGCCATTCTCTTTCCAAAAAGCGGTGCCGCCATCTTAACCAATTCTCGTGCAGTTTTGGGAGTAGATGCCTACATCGTTTCTCATTTGGCTGCCGTATCCCCCGATCCCGGTGTCGATTCACTTTGGATCTTTTACTGGCTACGCACAATTGATATGTCCGAATATGTTGACAATCCTGCATATCCATCCCTTCGCCTAAGCAAAATCAAGCAAATCGCTCTCCCCCTCCCACCCCTTGAAGAGCAGCGCCGCATCGTGGCGCGGATTGAGGAGCTGATGGGCCGGGTGCGGGAGGCACGCCGCCTGCGACAAGAAGCCCAAAGGGATGCCGAGCGCCTCTGGCAGTCCGTCCTCGCCCACACTTTCCCCCGCCCCGGCTCAGCACTTCCCGAAGGCTGGCGCTGGGTGAGATTGGGGGAGGTGGCGAAGATATTCAGCGGTTCGCCAGCGCCGCAAGGGAGGGAATATTTTGAACAAGGCAAATTTCCCTTCGTTCGTGTCCAAGACTTAGGACGGCACGGGATAACGACAGATCTTAAGGAAACTGCGGATAGAGTTAACGAAAGAGCGGTAGAAGAATTGCCACTTGTTAAAGCCCCAAAGGGGGCCATTCTCTTTCCAAAAAGCGGTGCCGCCATCTTAACCAATTCTCGTGCAGTTTTGGGAGTAGATGCCTACATCGTTTCTCATTTGGCTGCCGTATCCCCCGATCCCGGTGTCGATTCACTTTGGATCTTTTACTGGCTACGCACAATTGATATGTCCGAATATGTTGACAATCCTGCATATCCATCCCTTCGCCTAAGCAAAATCAAGCAAATCGCTCTCCCCCTCCCACCCCTTGAAGAGCAGCGCCGCATCGTGGCGCGGATTGAGGCAGTGTGGGGAAAACTCCACGCCCTAAAAGAAGCCCAGGCTGAGACTGATCAGGAGCTTGGCTGTCTGGAGCAGGCGATTTTGGACAAGGCCTTTCGAGGGGAATTGTAA
- a CDS encoding tyrosine-type recombinase/integrase, whose protein sequence is MGEVGKPAGLGLDPWDDPEGRRALVREALERGDRGVLLAGLEAFVKRRGRKGDYADRALVEAFLFYLQREGRRWPRLEPGDLKAFLRELLTKGNPLAPSPRPYQERSLIRVVAALRLFARFLDWAGVGWPQALEWPDRPGEPTRTDLALPEEDYERLLEAIPTFPVAHHRPFLQAFIPFIGETGLDYREAMDLWRRDYRGESLLVRGRRAREVPLSPEAREALEEWLPLRDYLASLHPIPYPHLFLRTSEGPERGKPWSLGALVPLVRSLFKHAGLDHVENKALALRYRAVRRLLQRGYPKEKVAYFVGIKRVAQGWE, encoded by the coding sequence ATGGGTGAAGTTGGGAAGCCCGCAGGCCTGGGCCTGGACCCCTGGGACGACCCCGAGGGGCGGAGGGCCCTGGTGAGGGAGGCCCTGGAGCGGGGGGACCGGGGGGTCTTGTTGGCGGGCCTGGAGGCCTTCGTGAAGAGGCGGGGGCGGAAGGGGGATTATGCGGACCGGGCCCTGGTGGAGGCCTTCCTCTTCTACCTCCAGCGGGAGGGGAGGCGGTGGCCCAGGCTGGAGCCGGGGGACCTGAAGGCCTTCCTCCGGGAGCTCCTCACCAAGGGCAACCCCCTTGCCCCCTCCCCCAGGCCCTACCAGGAGCGGAGCCTCATCCGGGTGGTGGCCGCCCTCCGCCTCTTCGCCCGCTTCCTGGACTGGGCCGGGGTGGGCTGGCCCCAGGCCCTGGAGTGGCCCGACCGCCCCGGGGAGCCCACCCGCACCGACCTCGCCCTCCCTGAGGAGGACTACGAGCGGCTCCTAGAGGCCATCCCCACCTTCCCCGTGGCCCACCACCGCCCCTTCCTCCAGGCCTTCATCCCCTTTATAGGGGAGACGGGGCTGGACTACCGGGAGGCCATGGACCTCTGGCGGCGGGACTACCGGGGGGAGAGCCTCCTCGTCCGGGGCCGGCGGGCCCGGGAGGTCCCCCTCTCCCCCGAGGCCCGGGAGGCCTTGGAGGAATGGCTCCCCTTGCGGGACTACCTGGCCAGCCTCCACCCCATCCCCTACCCCCACCTCTTCCTCCGCACCTCCGAGGGGCCGGAGCGGGGCAAGCCCTGGAGCCTGGGGGCCCTGGTCCCCCTGGTGCGCTCCCTCTTCAAGCACGCGGGGCTGGACCACGTGGAGAACAAGGCCCTCGCCCTCCGCTACCGGGCGGTGCGGAGGCTCCTCCAAAGGGGCTACCCCAAGGAGAAGGTGGCCTACTTCGTGGGCATCAAGCGGGTGGCCCAGGGGTGGGAGTAG
- a CDS encoding DUF2227 family putative metal-binding protein yields the protein MDGRTHERLTLFHLAWTAPILSVFFPEGAPQVSLLYLAGGVVGTLYLSPDLDLPDSRPSRRWGPLSLLWEPYRALHLHRGASHSWVYGPLSRLLYLFLPPFFLLITLGIDPKLLLAPVLKWEVALPLLLGYLFS from the coding sequence GTGGACGGCAGGACCCACGAGCGCCTCACCCTCTTCCACCTGGCCTGGACGGCCCCGATCCTCTCGGTCTTCTTTCCTGAGGGGGCGCCCCAGGTCTCCCTCCTCTACCTGGCGGGAGGGGTGGTGGGCACCCTGTACCTCTCTCCGGACCTAGACCTCCCCGATTCCCGGCCCTCGAGGCGGTGGGGCCCCCTGTCCCTCCTCTGGGAGCCCTACCGGGCCCTCCACCTCCACCGAGGGGCGTCCCACTCCTGGGTTTACGGTCCCCTCTCCCGCCTTCTCTACCTCTTCCTCCCCCCCTTCTTCCTCCTCATAACCCTGGGGATAGACCCCAAGCTCCTCCTCGCTCCGGTCCTCAAGTGGGAGGTGGCCCTCCCCCTCCTCTTGGGATACCTCTTCTCCTAG
- a CDS encoding DUF2283 domain-containing protein yields the protein MRITYDREADALYIAFGEGAATVEEVAEGIALDRDGEGRLLGIEILDASKRLPLEALRCFASEGERLKAAPGLKVLERAGKAQVDPGALEALEEGRREPGRP from the coding sequence ATGAGGATCACCTACGACCGGGAAGCGGACGCCCTTTACATCGCCTTCGGAGAGGGAGCGGCCACCGTGGAGGAGGTGGCCGAGGGGATCGCCCTGGACCGGGACGGCGAGGGCAGGCTCCTGGGGATTGAGATCCTGGACGCCAGCAAGCGCCTCCCCCTCGAGGCCCTCAGGTGCTTCGCCTCGGAAGGGGAGAGGTTGAAGGCCGCCCCGGGCCTGAAGGTGCTGGAGCGGGCGGGAAAGGCCCAGGTGGACCCGGGGGCCCTCGAGGCCCTGGAGGAGGGCCGGCGTGAGCCCGGTCGCCCCTGA
- a CDS encoding AAA family ATPase: MLATITAVNLLLSLGVAYLLAKEGLDPLKVLVLLYFGGALLYPYTYPSWPAGAAGVARGLSLVVLVTALGLAILAYAKTGYVGPGYLYLLALLFPALGYWPDAVEALEARLFRGRRALGRGRGEGRVEVSRAVEEPKDPPLERVEARVKGQVLGQDEALEAVFRGLKRRAAGLGRPGKPFSALLLGPTGTGKTEFAKALAEAMGRPLVRYDMNQYGQDHTMAALVGSPPGYIGSEEPGKLYRDLVAHPRGVFLFDEMEKAHPRVYDPLIQLLDEGRFQELSKSLVAYAPEAILLFTSNLMAEEAFYGGSLGENLRERLVQKGLRPEWVNRLDVIAAFKPFSGQALERLAAKVVRDYVEGWARRAGVREVRVDEGVVPLILRRVDVRFGARDLQRAVEELVADALAEAYLRAGGKVRRVEVLRREDEVVVALE; this comes from the coding sequence ATGTTGGCAACCATCACAGCGGTCAACCTCCTCCTCTCCCTTGGGGTGGCCTACCTCCTCGCCAAGGAGGGCTTGGACCCCTTGAAGGTGCTCGTGCTCCTCTACTTCGGGGGGGCCCTCCTCTACCCCTACACCTATCCTTCCTGGCCTGCGGGCGCGGCGGGGGTGGCCAGGGGGCTGAGCCTCGTCGTCCTCGTGACGGCCCTGGGCCTCGCCATCCTCGCATACGCCAAGACGGGTTACGTGGGGCCGGGATACCTCTACCTCCTCGCCCTCCTCTTCCCCGCCCTGGGGTACTGGCCGGATGCGGTGGAGGCCCTCGAGGCCAGGCTCTTCCGGGGGAGGCGGGCCCTAGGCAGGGGCAGGGGAGAAGGGCGGGTGGAGGTGAGCCGGGCGGTGGAGGAGCCCAAGGACCCGCCCCTGGAGCGGGTGGAAGCCCGGGTCAAGGGCCAAGTGCTGGGCCAGGACGAGGCCCTGGAGGCGGTCTTCCGCGGCCTCAAGCGGAGGGCCGCGGGCTTGGGGCGGCCCGGCAAGCCCTTCAGCGCCCTTCTTCTGGGGCCCACGGGCACGGGGAAGACGGAGTTTGCCAAGGCCCTGGCCGAGGCCATGGGGCGTCCTCTGGTGCGCTACGACATGAACCAGTACGGCCAGGACCACACCATGGCCGCCCTGGTGGGGAGCCCCCCGGGCTACATAGGCTCCGAGGAGCCCGGCAAGCTCTACCGGGACCTGGTGGCGCACCCTCGAGGGGTCTTCCTTTTTGACGAGATGGAGAAGGCCCACCCCAGGGTCTACGACCCCCTCATCCAGCTCCTGGACGAGGGGCGGTTCCAGGAGCTCTCCAAGAGCTTGGTGGCCTACGCCCCGGAGGCTATCCTCCTCTTTACCTCCAACCTCATGGCGGAGGAGGCCTTCTACGGGGGGAGCCTTGGGGAAAACCTCCGGGAGCGCCTGGTGCAGAAGGGGCTGAGGCCGGAGTGGGTGAACCGCCTGGACGTGATCGCCGCCTTCAAGCCCTTCTCGGGCCAGGCCCTGGAGAGGCTCGCCGCCAAGGTGGTGCGGGACTACGTGGAGGGGTGGGCTCGGCGGGCCGGGGTGCGGGAGGTTCGGGTGGACGAAGGGGTGGTGCCCCTCATCCTTCGGCGGGTGGACGTCCGCTTCGGGGCAAGGGACCTGCAACGGGCGGTGGAGGAGCTGGTGGCCGACGCCCTGGCGGAGGCCTACCTGAGGGCGGGGGGCAAGGTGAGAAGGGTAGAGGTCCTCCGGCGGGAGGACGAGGTGGTGGTGGCCCTGGAGTAG
- a CDS encoding helix-turn-helix domain-containing protein, with product MERMKLWELADLSLREREYRALLYLSKGEASLGEVMEALGFSMAGAYRALSPLVQRGLVEKANGLYRLAIALEFP from the coding sequence ATGGAGCGCATGAAGCTTTGGGAGCTGGCAGACCTAAGCCTAAGGGAGCGGGAGTACCGGGCCCTCCTCTACCTCTCCAAGGGGGAGGCCAGCCTGGGGGAGGTGATGGAGGCCTTGGGCTTCAGCATGGCGGGGGCCTACCGGGCCCTCTCCCCCCTGGTGCAGCGGGGCCTGGTGGAGAAGGCGAACGGGCTGTACCGCTTGGCTATCGCCCTGGAGTTCCCCTAG
- a CDS encoding DUF6788 family protein — protein sequence MRLLPRSEAELRLQALEAELARVEEEIRRLYPGVRVKWVRCGKANCWCARTKGTERKPHGPYFYRYRWLPSDLPEGGRQEERYLGKGLPDEAKAGGWRELRRLGKRLALLRQERERLLKLFNSMEEGERDAGPTQV from the coding sequence ATGCGCCTCTTACCCAGAAGCGAAGCGGAGCTCCGCCTTCAGGCCCTCGAGGCGGAGCTTGCCCGGGTGGAGGAGGAGATCCGCCGGCTCTACCCCGGGGTCAGGGTCAAGTGGGTGCGGTGCGGGAAAGCGAACTGCTGGTGCGCCAGGACCAAGGGGACGGAGCGCAAGCCCCACGGGCCCTACTTCTACCGCTACCGGTGGCTTCCCTCAGACCTCCCTGAGGGGGGCCGGCAGGAGGAGAGGTACCTGGGCAAGGGGCTCCCCGACGAGGCCAAGGCTGGGGGCTGGAGGGAGCTGAGGCGCCTCGGCAAGAGGCTCGCCCTCCTGCGCCAGGAGAGGGAGCGACTCCTGAAGCTTTTCAATAGCATGGAGGAAGGTGAGCGGGATGCTGGTCCAACCCAGGTCTAA
- a CDS encoding DUF4926 domain-containing protein, whose amino-acid sequence MIREHDLVVLKRDKREWGLEAGDVGTVVLVYPKGGYMVEFVDHEGNTLALLDLAEEEVEPLRGPALLRAKTA is encoded by the coding sequence ATGATCCGAGAGCACGACCTGGTGGTCCTCAAGCGGGACAAAAGGGAATGGGGCCTCGAGGCGGGGGATGTGGGGACCGTGGTCCTGGTCTACCCCAAGGGCGGCTACATGGTGGAGTTCGTGGACCATGAGGGGAACACCCTGGCCCTCCTGGACCTCGCCGAGGAGGAGGTGGAGCCCTTGAGGGGCCCCGCCCTCCTACGGGCCAAGACCGCCTGA
- the hsdR gene encoding EcoAI/FtnUII family type I restriction enzme subunit R, producing MRNEADTRATLIDPKLKDAGWNDAQVRREYYYQRDHQYTQGRVILVGDRVRRGDSRKVDYLLRLSDAFPIAVVEAKAESEPAEAGLEQTKRYARDLGLAFAYATNGHRIIEFDFFTNSSREIERFPSPKELWDRWLQNAGLMDTPRVAETPAVYGTAERENPLLHPYCPESKCGKKLFYFQEVAIREVVKRLMLGRKRVLLTMATGTGKTFVAFQVVWKLVKSGWLQRRHPERPGRILFLADRVVLRDQAYNTFAPFADGTSEPRFKIEGHPPNLTRDLYFGIYQTLWSPDEKGQRLFEKFPQNFFDLVIVDECHRSGFGTWREILDHFGSAIHLGMTATPRQDENVDTYAYFCAEEPEVPIDAGNPKRGTWRPPAYQYSLGQGIEDGFLATYKVHRVRTTVDVSGLHLQEAIEQGAEVFIPEEVEPREVYTTPQFEREITLPDRTRAMVKHLAGLLRRFGKMEKTMVFCVDMEHARLVARLLQDEFGPETGLSNYAVPIVSEEGEEGRRALEAFADSSKPAPVVATTAELLSTGVDVPACRNIVFMKTLSSPILFKQIIGRGSRIDPATDKYWFRIIDYTGATRLFDEWDRPPLAPPEPPQGPQTAVLEGVVFHADTNEPIVGARVSVRTGPNSQRGPILTDEKGHFRFDQLPAGKLQLIVSATGFVSRTIGVETVADQTILEAIGLKPAREKGGKIRVEGLEVSIADEAIFLIESTGEQLTLEQYYDYTKRCILQAADSRTALREIWVDSSRRRAFLQELRDSGIHPEVLAEVLGQPEADAFDLLSHLAFGSPVHTRSERAAAFRNRDQAFIAAYKEDARKVILELLDKYRIGGIEQLEPEIFSVSPFREWGGAAKISGWFGGEESLGQSLREMRRRLYAE from the coding sequence ATGAGGAATGAGGCCGACACAAGAGCAACCCTTATTGATCCTAAGCTAAAAGATGCGGGCTGGAACGATGCGCAGGTCAGGCGGGAGTACTACTATCAGCGAGACCATCAGTACACGCAGGGCCGGGTAATCCTGGTTGGCGACCGCGTTCGGAGGGGCGACTCCCGCAAGGTGGATTACCTGCTTCGACTCTCCGATGCCTTTCCGATCGCCGTCGTGGAGGCCAAGGCTGAGTCGGAGCCCGCGGAGGCGGGACTCGAGCAGACCAAGCGTTACGCCAGGGATCTGGGCCTCGCCTTCGCCTATGCCACCAACGGACATCGAATCATCGAATTCGATTTCTTCACCAATTCAAGCCGGGAGATCGAGCGGTTCCCAAGCCCTAAGGAATTGTGGGACCGATGGCTGCAGAACGCGGGGCTAATGGATACACCCCGCGTCGCTGAGACCCCCGCCGTATACGGCACAGCGGAGAGGGAAAATCCACTGCTACATCCCTACTGTCCCGAGAGCAAATGTGGAAAGAAGCTCTTTTATTTCCAAGAGGTCGCCATCCGCGAAGTCGTCAAACGTCTCATGTTGGGGCGCAAGCGAGTCCTCCTCACCATGGCTACGGGCACAGGCAAGACCTTTGTGGCCTTCCAAGTCGTGTGGAAGCTCGTCAAGTCCGGCTGGCTGCAGCGTCGTCACCCAGAGCGCCCGGGTCGCATCCTCTTCCTAGCGGACCGTGTAGTGCTCCGCGACCAGGCCTACAACACCTTCGCCCCTTTCGCCGACGGCACTAGCGAGCCCCGCTTCAAGATCGAGGGCCACCCGCCGAACCTGACCCGGGATCTCTACTTTGGCATCTACCAAACCCTCTGGAGCCCTGACGAGAAAGGGCAACGCCTCTTTGAGAAGTTTCCGCAGAACTTCTTCGACCTCGTCATCGTCGACGAGTGCCACCGGTCGGGTTTTGGTACCTGGCGCGAGATCCTCGATCACTTCGGATCCGCGATCCACCTCGGCATGACCGCTACGCCCAGACAGGATGAGAATGTGGATACCTATGCCTACTTCTGTGCTGAAGAACCTGAGGTTCCCATTGACGCAGGTAATCCAAAGCGGGGCACTTGGAGGCCACCAGCGTACCAATACAGCTTGGGGCAGGGGATCGAGGACGGCTTCCTGGCCACCTATAAAGTGCATCGGGTGCGAACGACTGTGGATGTAAGTGGCTTGCATCTTCAGGAAGCCATAGAACAGGGAGCGGAAGTCTTTATCCCTGAAGAGGTGGAACCGCGCGAGGTCTACACAACACCCCAGTTCGAAAGAGAGATCACCCTTCCTGACCGGACCCGCGCCATGGTCAAGCACCTTGCTGGACTTCTGCGGCGATTTGGGAAGATGGAAAAGACCATGGTCTTCTGCGTAGACATGGAGCATGCGCGGTTGGTGGCCCGCCTCCTCCAGGATGAGTTCGGTCCGGAGACAGGCCTTTCCAACTACGCTGTGCCCATTGTCTCAGAGGAAGGTGAGGAAGGTCGCAGGGCCTTGGAGGCATTTGCGGATTCTAGCAAGCCAGCGCCGGTCGTCGCCACCACCGCCGAGCTGCTCTCCACCGGCGTAGATGTGCCCGCATGCCGGAACATCGTATTCATGAAGACCCTCTCTTCGCCGATCCTCTTCAAGCAGATCATTGGACGGGGCAGCCGGATAGACCCGGCTACGGATAAGTACTGGTTCCGTATCATTGACTACACGGGCGCCACCCGCCTCTTTGATGAATGGGATCGTCCTCCTCTGGCGCCACCAGAGCCGCCTCAGGGCCCACAGACTGCCGTCTTAGAAGGAGTAGTGTTTCATGCCGACACAAACGAGCCCATCGTCGGTGCACGAGTAAGCGTTCGAACCGGACCCAACAGCCAGCGAGGCCCAATCCTGACTGACGAGAAAGGCCATTTCCGTTTTGACCAACTTCCCGCTGGCAAACTCCAGCTCATAGTGAGCGCCACGGGCTTTGTGAGCCGCACTATCGGCGTGGAAACGGTGGCAGACCAGACGATTCTGGAAGCCATAGGCCTCAAGCCTGCGAGGGAAAAGGGCGGAAAGATTCGGGTGGAAGGGCTCGAGGTGAGCATTGCCGATGAGGCGATATTTCTGATCGAGTCTACGGGTGAGCAGCTCACGCTCGAGCAATACTACGACTACACCAAACGCTGCATCCTACAGGCTGCCGACAGCCGTACAGCCCTGCGGGAGATCTGGGTAGATAGCAGTCGCCGCCGGGCTTTCCTACAGGAGCTGCGCGATTCTGGCATCCATCCCGAGGTGCTTGCAGAAGTGCTTGGACAACCGGAGGCGGACGCTTTTGACCTGCTCAGCCACCTCGCTTTCGGCAGTCCCGTTCATACCCGCAGTGAGCGGGCTGCCGCGTTCCGAAACCGTGACCAAGCCTTCATTGCCGCTTACAAGGAAGATGCTCGCAAGGTCATCCTGGAGCTTCTCGACAAATACCGAATCGGCGGCATTGAGCAGCTGGAGCCGGAGATCTTCAGTGTCTCACCTTTCCGAGAGTGGGGCGGTGCCGCAAAAATTAGCGGGTGGTTCGGCGGTGAAGAGTCACTCGGTCAGTCTCTGAGGGAAATGCGAAGACGACTCTACGCTGAGTGA
- a CDS encoding DUF1385 domain-containing protein — protein sequence MRFLGGESLPGGVYLADGRRCALALEGPGGVEVEVFPAPFPRTPRFLRAFTSLAYALGLHLRAYLRAMERAAKGGEGERPMNLLEGVLALLLILLNLALVLGLVLLSRKAGEAVVHPFLGKTLALLLPFLALLLALRLLLSLMGGDVLRKHAAEHQVVHLVERGLPLTLEGARGMPRLHSRCSFNLLGLSFLFFLPLGFLLPLWLALPLSFLLAYEATTAFPALAPLGYPLQSLFLGPPRDRDLEVALAAARALLGEEVSG from the coding sequence GTGCGTTTCCTTGGCGGCGAGTCCCTTCCTGGAGGCGTTTACCTTGCGGATGGCAGGCGGTGCGCCCTGGCCCTGGAGGGGCCAGGGGGTGTGGAGGTGGAGGTCTTTCCGGCCCCCTTTCCCCGGACGCCCCGGTTCCTCCGGGCCTTCACCTCCCTGGCTTACGCCCTGGGGCTCCACCTTCGGGCCTACCTGCGGGCCATGGAGAGGGCGGCCAAGGGGGGTGAGGGGGAGAGGCCCATGAACCTCCTCGAGGGGGTTCTCGCCCTCCTCCTCATCCTCCTCAACCTGGCCTTGGTCCTGGGCCTGGTCCTCCTGAGCCGGAAGGCCGGGGAGGCCGTGGTCCATCCCTTTCTGGGTAAGACGCTGGCCCTCCTCCTCCCTTTTCTGGCCCTCCTCCTCGCCCTCCGCCTCCTCCTCAGCCTCATGGGCGGGGACGTCCTGCGGAAGCACGCCGCCGAGCACCAGGTGGTCCACCTGGTGGAGCGGGGGCTACCCCTGACCCTCGAGGGGGCGAGGGGGATGCCCCGCCTCCACTCCCGGTGTAGCTTTAACCTCCTGGGGCTCTCCTTCCTCTTCTTCCTTCCCCTGGGGTTCCTCCTTCCCCTTTGGCTCGCCCTTCCCCTCTCCTTCCTCCTAGCCTACGAGGCGACCACCGCCTTCCCGGCCCTGGCCCCCTTGGGCTACCCCCTCCAGAGCCTCTTCCTGGGCCCCCCGAGGGATAGGGACCTGGAGGTGGCCCTGGCGGCCGCCAGGGCCCTCCTGGGTGAGGAGGTTTCTGGGTAA